One segment of Campylobacter concisus DNA contains the following:
- a CDS encoding class I SAM-dependent DNA methyltransferase produces the protein MKQFGDLYSKYYDLLYEDKNYSGEVEYIDFLIKKNCQNTKTLLDMGCGTGKHAELLCEKGYKVHGIDLSQDMLKIANKRKIGKEDRLDFSHSSIQNLNIDKKFDVITSLFHVMSYQNTNSELLKVFEIAKKHLNTHGIFIFDFWYGPAVLTDLPVTRIKRLENKNIKITRLAEPIIYAQRNIVDVNYDIFIEDKISKKVVEKKELHKMRYFFDTELEFICKTVGLKILKKYKWMSYRKPSFKSWNVTWIVRKEF, from the coding sequence ATGAAACAATTTGGAGATTTATATTCAAAATACTATGATCTTCTTTATGAAGATAAAAATTACTCTGGTGAAGTTGAATATATAGATTTTCTAATAAAAAAGAATTGTCAAAATACTAAAACGTTGCTAGATATGGGCTGTGGCACCGGAAAACATGCTGAACTTTTATGTGAAAAGGGCTATAAAGTTCACGGTATAGACTTAAGCCAAGATATGCTTAAAATCGCAAATAAAAGAAAGATTGGAAAGGAAGACAGGCTTGATTTTAGTCATTCAAGTATTCAAAATTTAAATATTGATAAAAAATTTGATGTAATTACTTCCTTGTTTCATGTTATGAGTTATCAAAATACGAATAGTGAGCTATTAAAAGTATTTGAGATAGCTAAGAAGCATTTAAATACACATGGAATTTTTATTTTTGATTTTTGGTATGGACCAGCCGTGCTTACGGATTTACCGGTAACTAGAATTAAGAGACTTGAAAATAAGAATATAAAAATAACAAGACTTGCAGAGCCTATTATTTATGCCCAAAGAAATATTGTAGACGTGAACTATGATATTTTTATAGAAGATAAGATATCGAAAAAAGTAGTAGAAAAAAAAGAATTACACAAAATGAGGTATTTTTTTGATACGGAGCTAGAATTTATTTGTAAAACGGTTGGTCTTAAGATTTTAAAGAAATATAAATGGATGAGCTATAGAAAACCTAGTTTTAAGAGTTGGAATGTGACATGGATAGTAAGAAAAGAATTTTGA
- a CDS encoding DegT/DnrJ/EryC1/StrS family aminotransferase produces MMDFIPVNEPLLNGNEKKYLNECIDTGWISSEGPFIKKFEENMSSYIGRKYAVAVTNGTAALEMAIEALDLGKNDEVIMPSFTIISCAQAVVKVGAKPVLVDSEYDSFNMKVEDIEAKITPNTKAIMVVHIYGLPVDIDPILNLAKKYNLRIIEDAAEMHGQTYNNKMCGSFGDISIFSFYPNKHVTTGEGGMVLTDDENLYEKCKSLRNLCFSSDGKKRFIHERLGSNLRMTNIQAALGVAQLERIKEHIIKKRWIGSMYQELLGDIDTINLPIKNKPFAENIYWVFTITLKDVCKKIAKDIMQELGIKGVGTRPFFYPMHEQPVFKNMGLFKNEDYPNAKKLYERGFYIPSGLAITEEQIKEVSKIMHEVLK; encoded by the coding sequence ATGATGGACTTTATACCAGTAAATGAGCCATTACTAAATGGTAATGAAAAAAAATATCTAAATGAGTGTATAGATACTGGGTGGATAAGTAGCGAGGGTCCATTTATAAAAAAATTTGAAGAAAATATGTCTAGCTATATAGGTAGAAAATATGCTGTTGCTGTAACAAATGGAACCGCTGCTCTTGAGATGGCTATAGAAGCGCTTGACCTTGGTAAAAATGATGAAGTTATAATGCCTAGTTTTACGATAATATCTTGTGCTCAAGCAGTTGTGAAAGTTGGGGCAAAACCAGTATTAGTGGATAGCGAGTATGATAGCTTTAATATGAAAGTGGAAGATATTGAGGCAAAAATTACACCAAATACAAAAGCCATAATGGTTGTTCATATATATGGGCTACCTGTGGATATTGATCCGATTTTAAATTTGGCAAAAAAATATAATCTTAGAATTATAGAAGATGCAGCCGAGATGCATGGACAGACATATAACAATAAAATGTGTGGGTCTTTTGGCGATATAAGTATATTTAGTTTTTATCCAAATAAACATGTTACAACTGGTGAGGGTGGCATGGTATTAACAGATGATGAAAATTTGTACGAGAAATGCAAAAGTTTAAGAAATCTTTGTTTTTCGTCAGATGGAAAGAAAAGATTTATTCACGAAAGACTTGGGAGCAATCTTAGAATGACAAATATCCAGGCGGCACTCGGAGTTGCACAATTGGAAAGGATAAAGGAACATATAATCAAAAAAAGATGGATAGGCAGTATGTATCAGGAGCTACTTGGCGATATAGATACCATAAATTTACCTATAAAAAATAAGCCATTTGCAGAAAATATTTATTGGGTATTTACCATTACACTTAAAGATGTTTGCAAAAAAATAGCAAAAGATATTATGCAAGAACTTGGTATTAAAGGAGTTGGAACCAGACCTTTTTTTTATCCCATGCATGAACAACCAGTTTTTAAAAATATGGGGCTTTTTAAAAATGAAGACTATCCAAATGCTAAAAAACTTTATGAAAGAGGATTTTATATTCCAAGTGGCTTAGCAATTACGGAAGAACAGATAAAAGAAGTTTCGAAAATTATGCATGAGGTTTTAAAATGA
- a CDS encoding capsular polysaccharide export protein, LipB/KpsS family — MSTNEKNFIDLLKKEYVFENIGKNRILIEGGLIKAGPNYFFRLLSLANLFNKKYNLSIDIVFNGYKNNSLKEICLCKKLGLSNFIFTKNIFSIRLLLLSYFKSVFVYYKYMCSDMDLKNLKYTDVKMGDFIIDSYLKSYGIDYSSTYKDSKIFKLIFESIYLINFYNKIIDPSIYKIIIVTHTQYVHYGILARVAYQKNIQVIETTDMALLLSDPINNHKIEYPSYHSSLRYMIKTRIFNIKNKEELIKNSKTNLDTRLRGKFKQYDLVAAYSNKKVYNDSELRSILKINNKKPFVFILAHVFSDAPLSIGENMLFSDYYDWLIFTIKQASLNKDINWIVKPHPSSYVYNEDGIVKKIISDLKPDNIFLSPEDFNTSSMQNLAKAIVTARGTAGVEYSCLGIPVILSGDTFYSGFGFTREPNSKIEYGQILNQLPDIDYPSQNSISDALLVYGSFVDLSHLENDPIITSEVLNNVWGTNGHKVDIDKAYLAINNNIMKFGASSWSHLKLANSVNI; from the coding sequence TTGAGCACAAATGAGAAAAATTTTATTGATTTATTAAAAAAAGAATATGTTTTTGAAAACATTGGCAAAAATAGAATTTTAATAGAGGGCGGTTTAATAAAAGCAGGCCCTAATTATTTTTTTAGATTATTATCGTTAGCAAATTTATTTAATAAAAAATATAATCTATCAATAGATATTGTATTTAATGGTTATAAAAATAATTCTTTAAAAGAAATATGCTTATGTAAAAAACTTGGATTGTCAAATTTTATCTTTACAAAAAATATTTTTTCAATAAGATTATTATTGTTGTCTTATTTTAAATCAGTCTTTGTTTATTATAAATATATGTGTAGTGACATGGACTTAAAGAATTTAAAATATACTGATGTAAAAATGGGAGACTTTATAATAGACTCTTACTTAAAATCTTATGGTATAGATTATTCTTCTACATACAAAGATTCAAAAATATTTAAATTAATTTTTGAATCTATTTATTTAATAAATTTTTATAATAAAATAATAGATCCTAGCATTTATAAAATTATAATAGTCACTCATACCCAATATGTCCATTACGGCATATTGGCTAGAGTAGCATATCAAAAAAATATCCAAGTAATTGAAACAACAGATATGGCATTGTTATTATCTGATCCTATCAACAACCATAAAATAGAATATCCGTCTTATCATTCTTCATTAAGATACATGATTAAGACAAGAATTTTTAATATAAAAAATAAAGAGGAGCTTATTAAAAATTCCAAAACAAATCTAGACACTAGGCTTAGAGGAAAGTTTAAACAATATGATTTGGTTGCAGCATATAGTAATAAAAAAGTATATAATGATAGCGAGTTAAGAAGTATATTAAAAATTAATAATAAAAAGCCCTTTGTATTTATTTTGGCTCATGTTTTTTCAGATGCCCCTTTATCTATAGGCGAAAATATGCTTTTTAGCGATTATTATGATTGGCTTATTTTTACAATAAAGCAAGCTAGTTTAAATAAAGATATAAATTGGATTGTAAAACCACACCCATCATCGTATGTATATAATGAAGATGGAATAGTAAAAAAGATAATATCTGATTTAAAGCCGGACAATATATTTTTGTCACCGGAGGATTTCAATACGTCTTCCATGCAAAATTTAGCAAAGGCTATTGTTACCGCTAGGGGAACAGCAGGTGTTGAATATAGCTGTCTTGGTATTCCAGTAATATTATCAGGAGATACCTTTTATAGCGGATTCGGTTTTACTAGAGAGCCAAATAGCAAAATAGAGTATGGGCAAATTTTAAATCAATTACCAGATATTGATTACCCAAGTCAAAATAGTATCAGTGATGCATTATTAGTATATGGTAGTTTTGTAGACTTGAGTCATTTGGAAAATGATCCAATAATAACAAGCGAAGTGTTAAATAACGTTTGGGGAACAAATGGTCATAAAGTTGATATAGATAAAGCATATTTAGCAATAAATAATAATATTATGAAGTTTGGTGCATCCTCATGGTCGCATTTAAAACTGGCAAATAGTGTTAATATTTGA
- a CDS encoding oxidoreductase codes for MLKNKVVVITGGAGLIGKEFIKAILENNGIAIIADINEKIGQEAKEALSKELNSKNIDFVKLDITSKDSLDTCIKYLHDKYKRIDALVNNAYPRNKHYGRHFFDVEYSDFIENLGLNLGGYFAASQQFARYFKEQGYGNIINICSIYGVVAPKFEIYNNTTMTMPVEYAAIKSGLIHLTKYMAKYFKGMNIKVNALSPGGIFDNQPEPFLEKYKDQCLNKGMLNNSDLKGTLVYLLSDMSRYVNGQNIVVDDGFSL; via the coding sequence TTGCTTAAAAATAAAGTTGTAGTTATAACTGGTGGAGCTGGACTTATTGGTAAGGAATTTATAAAAGCTATTCTTGAAAACAATGGCATAGCTATTATCGCGGATATAAATGAAAAAATAGGACAAGAGGCAAAAGAGGCACTATCTAAAGAGCTAAATTCAAAAAATATAGACTTCGTAAAGCTTGACATCACGTCTAAAGACTCTTTGGATACTTGCATAAAATATTTACATGATAAGTATAAAAGGATAGATGCACTAGTAAATAATGCATACCCTCGGAATAAGCACTATGGAAGGCATTTTTTTGATGTTGAGTATAGTGACTTTATAGAAAATTTGGGACTAAATTTGGGCGGTTATTTTGCCGCATCTCAGCAGTTTGCAAGATATTTTAAAGAGCAAGGATATGGAAATATCATAAATATATGCTCGATCTATGGCGTGGTTGCTCCAAAATTTGAAATATATAACAACACAACAATGACTATGCCGGTTGAATATGCTGCCATAAAATCAGGACTTATACACCTTACTAAATATATGGCAAAGTATTTTAAAGGGATGAATATAAAGGTAAATGCACTAAGTCCTGGCGGTATATTTGATAACCAGCCAGAGCCGTTTTTGGAAAAATATAAAGATCAGTGTCTGAACAAGGGTATGTTAAACAATAGTGACTTAAAAGGCACCTTGGTGTATCTGCTGAGCGATATGAGTAGATATGTAAATGGTCAAAATATTGTAGTTGATGATGGGTTTAGTTTGTGA
- a CDS encoding flagellin modification protein PseA, producing MKRCSCCGFPLGSRPGLKDNGATCFACLNISIKNSINFKERQKWLTEYIAKNKNPNSKYDCIIGVSGGKDSHMIVKRLIQNHGVTNPLLITLLDEFTQTQAGMSNIKNISEYFDLDHILFRYKPKTAKKEMYDCFVNELNPLKKHDERMVGFDGIVTNFAKLYNINLVFYGENSEFEYGNSTELNIFHPMSNDDIKYIYLGAIYPYSIMDSLNEAKEVGFKDLDDFEEWDRQGTIENYTQLDSVGYIAHQWCKFVKFGAQRCADIASRLAREGKISREQAILYINERDHILDPKAKRDLCKTIGISEEFFNKIVDKHANLDVVEKDINGIYKRKP from the coding sequence ATGAAAAGATGTAGTTGCTGTGGATTTCCATTGGGTTCGAGACCTGGCTTAAAAGATAATGGAGCTACTTGTTTTGCTTGTTTGAATATTTCAATCAAAAATAGTATAAATTTTAAGGAAAGGCAAAAATGGCTAACTGAATATATAGCTAAAAATAAAAACCCAAATAGTAAATATGATTGTATAATAGGGGTATCTGGTGGCAAAGATTCTCATATGATAGTCAAGAGATTAATTCAAAATCACGGTGTTACAAATCCTTTGCTTATTACTTTACTAGATGAATTTACACAAACACAAGCTGGAATGAGTAATATAAAAAATATTTCAGAGTATTTTGATTTAGATCATATATTATTTAGATATAAACCAAAAACAGCGAAAAAAGAAATGTATGATTGTTTTGTTAATGAACTAAATCCGTTAAAGAAACATGATGAAAGAATGGTTGGATTTGATGGAATTGTCACAAATTTTGCTAAGTTATATAATATAAATTTAGTATTTTATGGAGAAAACAGTGAATTTGAGTATGGTAATAGCACAGAACTTAACATTTTTCATCCTATGAGTAATGATGATATAAAATATATATATTTGGGTGCAATATATCCTTACTCGATTATGGATTCATTGAACGAAGCAAAGGAGGTTGGCTTTAAAGACCTAGATGACTTTGAGGAGTGGGATCGACAGGGTACAATTGAAAACTATACCCAATTAGATAGTGTTGGATATATTGCACATCAATGGTGTAAATTTGTAAAATTTGGGGCTCAAAGATGTGCAGATATAGCATCTAGATTGGCAAGGGAGGGTAAAATATCAAGAGAACAGGCAATTTTATATATTAACGAAAGAGACCATATTTTAGACCCCAAGGCAAAGAGGGATTTATGCAAAACTATTGGAATTAGCGAAGAGTTTTTTAATAAAATTGTTGACAAACACGCTAATTTGGATGTAGTAGAAAAGGACATAAATGGTATTTACAAAAGAAAGCCATAA
- a CDS encoding GNAT family N-acetyltransferase → MILENETIQLRPYILEKDNLILRGQYLEWIQDYNNIEYINSISLLMNDSLDFVENSFSRFTSKNSQGFFVYHKGSKKFLGTVKLDKIDFFRQSGEFGIMIGEQNFKRQNIGTFSMDLILDYAFRILGLHRVWGGCVANNIGMQKLFKKFNFKEEGRQRESIYINGIYQDGVLYGLLNKEYKEKYNEKM, encoded by the coding sequence ATGATATTAGAAAATGAAACAATACAGCTAAGACCATATATTTTAGAAAAAGATAATTTGATCCTAAGAGGGCAATATCTAGAATGGATACAAGATTACAATAATATAGAATATATCAATTCGATATCATTGCTAATGAATGATAGTTTAGATTTTGTAGAAAATAGTTTTAGCAGATTCACATCAAAAAATTCTCAGGGCTTTTTTGTTTATCATAAAGGTAGCAAAAAATTTCTTGGTACAGTAAAACTAGACAAAATTGATTTTTTTAGGCAATCTGGCGAATTTGGCATAATGATTGGTGAACAGAACTTTAAACGTCAAAACATAGGAACATTTTCAATGGATTTAATTTTAGATTATGCTTTTAGGATACTTGGTCTACATAGGGTATGGGGTGGCTGCGTTGCAAATAATATTGGTATGCAAAAACTTTTTAAGAAATTTAATTTTAAAGAAGAAGGTAGACAAAGAGAAAGTATCTATATCAATGGTATTTATCAAGATGGTGTTTTGTATGGACTTTTAAATAAAGAGTACAAGGAGAAATATAATGAAAAGATGTAG
- a CDS encoding glutamate-1-semialdehyde 2,1-aminomutase, whose translation MREDMTYQDRLLKAIPGGAHTYSRGFDQYPANAPQILKRGKGAYVYDENGREFLDYGMALRAVNLGYANEEINKAAIEQIEFGNNLTKPSMIELEAAELLIDMIDSVDMVKFTKNGSTATTAAIKLSRAYTGRELVARCAEHPFFSYDDWFIGSTQLTKGIPQKDTEGTKIFGYNNIEGLERLFDEFPNQIACVILEPATTEHPKDNFLHKVRDLCHRNGAVFILDEMITGFRWHLKGAQYYYDIKPDLCTFGKAMANGFSVAAIAGKREIMQLGSIEFEGKERVFLLSTTHGAEMSGLGAFVAAMKFMKENNVVEYIWSYGTKLISMINELAKKYEIERNFVVGGIECSPYYLTFDKNGQNSLGLRTLFSQEMVKNGVLIPWVALSYAHGENELTKTKNALEKTFEVYKKAVDEGYEKYLVGNPIKPVFRKFN comes from the coding sequence GTGAGGGAAGACATGACTTATCAAGATAGATTATTAAAAGCAATACCGGGCGGTGCCCATACTTACAGTAGAGGATTTGACCAGTATCCAGCCAATGCCCCACAAATTTTAAAAAGAGGGAAAGGCGCATATGTATATGATGAAAATGGTAGAGAATTTTTGGACTATGGAATGGCACTTAGGGCTGTAAATTTAGGCTACGCAAATGAAGAAATAAACAAAGCAGCGATCGAGCAAATAGAATTTGGAAACAATCTAACTAAGCCTAGCATGATAGAGCTAGAGGCTGCTGAATTATTAATAGATATGATAGATAGTGTTGACATGGTTAAATTTACTAAAAATGGCTCAACCGCAACAACAGCAGCTATCAAACTTAGTAGAGCATATACTGGAAGGGAGCTGGTTGCAAGATGTGCAGAGCACCCATTTTTTAGCTATGATGACTGGTTTATTGGCTCTACTCAACTTACCAAGGGTATACCTCAAAAGGATACTGAGGGCACAAAGATATTTGGTTACAACAACATTGAGGGCTTAGAGAGGCTTTTTGATGAATTTCCTAATCAAATAGCTTGTGTGATTTTAGAGCCGGCTACAACAGAGCACCCAAAAGATAATTTTTTACATAAAGTAAGAGATCTGTGCCATAGAAATGGAGCAGTATTTATACTTGATGAGATGATAACTGGCTTTAGATGGCATCTAAAAGGGGCTCAATATTATTACGACATTAAACCTGATTTATGTACTTTTGGAAAGGCAATGGCAAACGGATTTTCAGTTGCGGCTATAGCTGGAAAAAGAGAGATAATGCAGCTTGGCAGTATAGAATTTGAAGGAAAAGAAAGAGTTTTTTTACTATCAACAACACATGGTGCAGAGATGAGTGGCTTAGGCGCATTTGTTGCGGCTATGAAATTTATGAAAGAGAATAATGTGGTTGAGTATATTTGGAGTTATGGTACAAAACTAATCTCAATGATAAATGAGCTTGCAAAAAAATATGAAATTGAAAGAAATTTCGTAGTAGGTGGGATAGAGTGTAGTCCGTACTATTTGACCTTTGATAAAAATGGTCAAAATTCTTTAGGGTTAAGAACTCTTTTTTCTCAAGAAATGGTCAAAAATGGCGTGCTTATTCCTTGGGTGGCACTTTCTTATGCTCATGGAGAAAATGAACTTACAAAGACAAAAAACGCACTAGAAAAAACTTTTGAAGTTTACAAAAAAGCAGTTGATGAGGGTTATGAAAAATATTTAGTAGGCAATCCTATCAAGCCAGTGTTTAGAAAATTTAATTAA
- a CDS encoding Gfo/Idh/MocA family protein, which translates to MNFLVIGLGSMGKRRVRNLIALGYKDSIAGFEPREDRRCEAERKYSIKTYDSLEKAMSEFNPDVFIISTPPNVHMHYAYLAEKNNINCFIEASVVEAEKILELSKRIKNKKILIAPSCTMKYYPISIKIKELINKKAIGKILNYNYQTGQYLPDWHPWEKIEDFYVSNPDTGGCREIVPFELTWLNDIFGDSRPLACVRKKITDINANIDDIYHCILEHSNNVLGNLTIEVISKPRATREMRILGSEGEIVYSADNNELRYINTNMNDWNRIKFGTGTVESGYINPEEPYINELKDYINSIKEVKNGEVPTYPNRLEDDYRVLQNLYKLEEISEGRHDLSR; encoded by the coding sequence ATGAATTTTCTAGTAATCGGTCTGGGCTCAATGGGTAAAAGAAGAGTTAGAAATTTAATTGCGCTTGGCTATAAAGATAGTATTGCTGGTTTTGAGCCAAGAGAGGATAGAAGGTGTGAAGCTGAAAGAAAATATAGTATTAAAACTTATGATAGCCTTGAAAAAGCAATGAGCGAATTTAATCCGGATGTATTTATAATATCCACTCCTCCAAACGTACATATGCATTACGCATATTTGGCTGAAAAAAACAATATCAACTGTTTTATAGAGGCTTCTGTTGTTGAGGCTGAAAAAATTTTAGAATTATCAAAGAGAATAAAAAATAAAAAAATTTTGATAGCACCATCTTGCACAATGAAATATTATCCTATTTCTATAAAGATAAAAGAACTGATTAATAAAAAAGCAATAGGTAAAATCCTTAATTATAACTATCAAACTGGTCAGTATTTGCCAGATTGGCACCCTTGGGAAAAAATAGAAGACTTTTATGTTTCAAATCCTGATACTGGTGGTTGTAGGGAAATAGTTCCATTTGAGTTAACATGGTTAAATGATATTTTCGGTGACTCTAGACCACTGGCGTGCGTGAGAAAAAAAATAACAGATATTAATGCTAATATAGATGATATATATCATTGTATTTTAGAACATTCAAATAATGTATTGGGAAATTTAACTATAGAAGTAATATCAAAACCTAGAGCTACTAGGGAAATGAGAATATTGGGTTCAGAAGGTGAAATAGTTTATAGTGCAGATAATAATGAACTCAGATACATAAATACTAATATGAATGATTGGAATAGGATAAAATTTGGCACAGGAACAGTAGAAAGTGGATATATTAATCCGGAGGAGCCATATATTAATGAGTTAAAAGATTATATAAATAGTATAAAAGAGGTCAAAAACGGAGAGGTGCCGACATACCCAAATAGACTAGAGGATGATTACAGGGTATTGCAGAACTTATATAAGCTAGAAGAAATAAGTGAGGGAAGACATGACTTATCAAGATAG
- a CDS encoding acylneuraminate cytidylyltransferase family protein: MYKNNSFLAIIPARGGSKGLPGKNIKELCGKPLVVWSIEAGLNSKYLDEVMVSTDDEKIAEISKKYDANVPFLRPSELASDTATTFDTVKHTIDYYKNELKKEFDYIVLLEPTSPLRENDDVDTMIEKIVDNQEKFDSISSIGEVHEHPSIMKKILNNGHIVPFCKELKFTTRRQDNEKAYFPYGVAYIVKIKNFLEEKTFYTQRNTFYEIKRYQCYEIDDLYDFLAIENIMKYEWRLK; this comes from the coding sequence ATGTATAAAAATAATAGTTTTTTAGCGATTATACCGGCAAGAGGTGGCAGCAAAGGGCTACCTGGAAAAAATATTAAAGAATTATGTGGAAAACCACTTGTAGTATGGAGTATAGAGGCTGGGCTGAATAGTAAATATTTAGATGAAGTCATGGTTAGCACTGACGATGAGAAAATTGCAGAAATTTCAAAAAAATATGATGCAAATGTCCCTTTTTTAAGACCAAGCGAGTTGGCAAGTGACACAGCTACAACCTTTGATACCGTAAAACATACTATAGATTATTATAAAAATGAATTAAAAAAAGAGTTTGACTATATAGTTTTATTAGAGCCCACATCGCCTTTGAGAGAAAATGATGATGTAGATACAATGATAGAAAAAATAGTAGATAATCAAGAAAAATTTGACTCAATATCTAGCATAGGGGAAGTGCATGAGCATCCATCTATCATGAAGAAAATTTTAAATAATGGTCATATCGTTCCATTTTGTAAAGAGCTCAAATTTACTACAAGGCGACAGGATAATGAAAAGGCATATTTTCCTTATGGAGTTGCTTATATAGTTAAAATAAAAAATTTTCTAGAAGAAAAAACATTTTATACGCAAAGAAATACTTTTTATGAGATAAAGCGATATCAATGTTACGAAATAGATGATCTATATGATTTTTTGGCAATCGAAAATATAATGAAATACGAATGGAGATTGAAATGA
- a CDS encoding nucleotidyltransferase family protein, whose amino-acid sequence MKNIENIKLKQNATIKEALGIIDIGAMQIALVVDDNDKLLGTLTDGDIRRGILRGLDLDSSIETIIYKEPAVAKISNTKEEILKIALSKKLHQIPIVDDNGIVLDLKEIEELVEPKIKTNKVILMVGGLGTRLRPLTQDTPKPMLKVGNKPILQTIVEKFAEYGFVNITMCVNFNAGIIKDYFGDGKEFGVNIDYILEQKRMGTAGALSLLKERPNEPFFVMNGDLLTNVNFEHIFNYHTLNKATATMCVREYDYEVPYGVVKMNDNKIVEISEKPVQKFFVSAGIYMLSPEILDLIPKNEFYDMPTLFEKLIKLSKNVISFPIREYWLDIGRIEEYQKANEEYKEVF is encoded by the coding sequence ATGAAAAACATAGAAAACATAAAGCTAAAACAAAATGCCACTATAAAGGAAGCCTTGGGAATTATAGATATCGGAGCTATGCAGATAGCTTTAGTTGTTGATGATAATGATAAGCTTCTTGGAACACTGACTGACGGCGATATAAGAAGAGGCATATTAAGAGGGCTAGACCTTGACAGCTCTATAGAGACGATCATTTATAAAGAGCCAGCTGTTGCAAAAATTTCTAATACAAAAGAAGAAATTTTAAAGATAGCATTATCCAAAAAACTTCACCAGATACCAATAGTAGATGATAACGGAATAGTATTAGACTTAAAAGAGATAGAAGAGCTTGTTGAGCCAAAGATCAAGACAAACAAAGTCATTTTAATGGTAGGAGGTCTTGGTACTAGACTTAGACCACTTACGCAAGATACTCCAAAGCCAATGTTAAAGGTCGGAAACAAGCCGATACTTCAAACGATAGTTGAGAAATTTGCAGAGTATGGCTTTGTAAATATTACTATGTGTGTAAATTTTAATGCAGGCATCATCAAGGACTATTTTGGTGACGGCAAAGAATTTGGAGTAAACATCGACTACATTTTAGAGCAAAAAAGAATGGGTACAGCAGGTGCATTAAGCCTACTTAAAGAGCGACCAAACGAACCATTTTTTGTAATGAATGGCGATCTTCTTACAAATGTAAATTTCGAGCATATTTTTAACTACCACACGCTAAATAAAGCGACGGCTACAATGTGTGTAAGAGAGTATGACTACGAAGTGCCTTATGGCGTTGTAAAAATGAATGACAACAAGATAGTAGAGATCTCAGAGAAACCAGTGCAGAAATTTTTCGTAAGTGCTGGGATATATATGCTTTCACCTGAAATTTTAGATCTAATACCAAAAAATGAGTTTTATGATATGCCTACGCTGTTTGAAAAGCTAATAAAATTAAGTAAAAATGTTATATCATTTCCGATCAGAGAATATTGGCTTGATATCGGACGTATTGAAGAATACCAAAAAGCAAATGAAGAATATAAAGAAGTTTTTTAA
- a CDS encoding PIG-L deacetylase family protein, translating to MKSKILVVAVHPDDETLGCGGTLLKHKHNGDKIYWLICTKIDEGSDYYTTRENEIKQASDVYKFDGVFSLGLKTMRVDEYSMSELIGKVSKVINEVRPSIIYLPFKGDVHSDHRKIFEASYSCTKVFRYPFIKKIYMMETLSETEFAPSTKEDSFIPNSFVDISEYFEKKIEIMKIFKSEVAEHPFPRSEKNIRALAVLRGATCGCEYAESFMLLKEIL from the coding sequence ATGAAAAGCAAAATTCTTGTGGTGGCCGTTCATCCAGACGATGAGACATTGGGTTGTGGTGGTACGCTACTTAAGCACAAGCATAATGGAGATAAAATTTATTGGCTTATTTGTACAAAAATAGACGAGGGTAGCGATTATTATACTACTAGGGAAAATGAGATAAAACAAGCTTCAGACGTTTATAAATTTGATGGTGTTTTTAGTTTGGGGCTTAAGACAATGCGAGTAGATGAGTATAGTATGAGCGAGCTTATAGGCAAAGTCTCAAAGGTAATAAATGAGGTAAGGCCAAGCATTATATACCTTCCATTTAAAGGTGACGTGCATAGTGACCATAGGAAAATTTTTGAGGCGAGCTATAGCTGTACAAAAGTGTTTAGATATCCATTTATCAAAAAGATATATATGATGGAGACATTAAGTGAAACTGAATTTGCGCCTAGCACAAAAGAAGATTCTTTTATACCGAATTCATTTGTTGATATAAGCGAATATTTTGAAAAAAAAATAGAAATTATGAAAATTTTTAAGAGCGAAGTTGCTGAGCATCCATTTCCAAGAAGTGAAAAGAATATAAGAGCTTTAGCTGTCTTAAGGGGGGCAACTTGTGGGTGTGAATATGCTGAAAGTTTTATGCTTTTAAAGGAAATTTTATGA